The Devosia sp. SD17-2 genome includes a region encoding these proteins:
- a CDS encoding putative F420-0 ABC transporter permease subunit → MMATPLRLSVFFALCVVLVCSALIAVTLGPAEISPGEVWTIVLHHLGILPESPVSRLRDAIVWELRLPRVLVACGIGAGLALAGAVMQALTRNPLADPYLLGLSSGAALGAVTILLMGAALLMPIGAFLGALAALGLALGIAHLLGGATPSRAILAGICISALASAGTSFLIFWSATGDSYREILSWLMGSLSGSLWSDVGLVGAGLVLCAPVILFSARALDGFVFGDVSAASLGIDVNRLRWILLIATALLTGIMVAIGGAIGFVGLVVPHAVRLVTGARHWRLLPWSMVVGALVMLWADTAARTLFDPRELPVGIVTALIGAPAFFFVLMRYRRVT, encoded by the coding sequence ATGATGGCGACGCCTCTGCGACTGTCGGTGTTTTTCGCTCTCTGCGTCGTCCTCGTTTGCAGCGCACTGATCGCGGTGACGCTTGGTCCGGCCGAGATTTCGCCGGGCGAGGTGTGGACGATCGTGCTGCATCATCTCGGCATCCTGCCCGAAAGCCCGGTCAGTCGTTTGCGCGACGCGATCGTCTGGGAGTTGCGGCTGCCTCGTGTGCTTGTCGCCTGCGGCATCGGCGCGGGTCTGGCGCTCGCAGGCGCGGTCATGCAGGCGCTGACGCGCAATCCCCTCGCTGACCCCTATCTACTTGGGCTGTCCTCCGGTGCTGCCCTCGGCGCGGTGACAATATTGCTGATGGGCGCGGCGCTGCTTATGCCGATCGGCGCTTTCTTGGGGGCGCTCGCTGCTCTGGGCCTGGCACTGGGCATTGCGCATCTTCTCGGCGGAGCCACACCATCGCGCGCCATTCTGGCCGGAATCTGCATATCGGCGCTGGCATCCGCTGGCACGTCCTTCCTCATCTTCTGGTCAGCCACCGGCGATAGTTATCGGGAAATCCTGTCCTGGCTCATGGGCTCGCTCAGCGGGTCGCTCTGGAGCGATGTGGGGCTGGTGGGGGCGGGGCTAGTGCTCTGTGCGCCGGTCATCCTCTTTTCAGCACGGGCGCTCGATGGTTTTGTGTTCGGTGACGTCTCGGCTGCGAGCCTCGGCATTGACGTCAACCGGCTGCGCTGGATCCTGCTCATCGCCACGGCTCTCCTGACTGGCATCATGGTGGCTATTGGCGGGGCGATCGGCTTTGTCGGCCTCGTCGTTCCACACGCGGTGCGGCTGGTCACTGGCGCGCGACACTGGAGGCTTTTGCCATGGTCCATGGTGGTCGGGGCCCTCGTCATGCTTTGGGCTGATACGGCGGCACGGACGCTGTTTGACCCCCGTGAATTGCCTGTAGGCATTGTCACGGCGCTCATTGGCGCACCGGCATTCTTCTTCGTCCTCATGCGCTACAGGCGCGTCACATGA
- a CDS encoding ABC transporter ATP-binding protein translates to MSGLVVSNLTMVAGGLAIVAGAGLSAHAGEITGLVGPNGAGKSTLLSGALGLRPIASGAVRFRGSDLLAMPRRQRAQIAAYVEQAANTEDRLTVADVVGLGRMPFQSVWQDAGAQATDADIIAQALDDVGLGALAQRLYTSLSGGERQRVHLARALAQQPQLLVLDEPTSHLDIHAQIEVLDLLKRSANAGATVLIALHDLNLAMRYCDRLAVMQSGKVVAEGTPDAVLTADLLDRVYGVAARRIEDPQTGAPVIVYDGVARG, encoded by the coding sequence ATGAGTGGTCTTGTGGTGTCCAACCTGACCATGGTGGCTGGTGGGCTGGCCATTGTGGCCGGTGCCGGTCTGTCGGCCCATGCCGGGGAAATTACCGGGCTGGTGGGGCCAAATGGCGCCGGAAAGTCTACCCTGTTGTCAGGGGCCCTGGGCCTTCGGCCGATTGCCAGCGGGGCGGTGCGCTTCCGCGGCTCTGACCTGCTCGCCATGCCACGGCGCCAACGTGCGCAGATCGCGGCCTATGTGGAGCAAGCGGCCAATACCGAGGACCGCCTGACCGTTGCGGATGTGGTCGGGCTTGGGCGGATGCCCTTCCAGAGTGTGTGGCAGGACGCGGGCGCGCAGGCCACCGACGCGGACATCATCGCTCAGGCACTTGATGATGTCGGACTGGGTGCGCTCGCTCAGCGGCTCTACACCAGTCTTTCCGGCGGAGAGCGGCAGAGGGTGCACCTCGCGCGGGCGCTTGCCCAGCAGCCGCAGCTTTTGGTTCTCGATGAACCGACCAGCCATCTCGACATTCACGCGCAGATCGAGGTGCTGGATCTGCTGAAGCGCTCGGCGAACGCCGGGGCCACAGTTCTTATTGCCCTTCATGATCTCAACCTTGCAATGCGCTATTGCGACCGGCTGGCGGTGATGCAATCGGGAAAGGTGGTCGCCGAAGGGACGCCTGATGCCGTGCTGACGGCCGACCTGCTTGACAGGGTCTATGGGGTTGCCGCACGGCGGATCGAGGATCCGCAGACAGGGGCGCCGGTCATCGTCTATGACGGGGTTGCACGAGGCTAA
- a CDS encoding EAL domain-containing protein, whose product MFDVPSADAPRVSHLYLLVIAALGYLNYRRQPSGVQIGLVVICLASFVALASSTLSTPLAMPVPDSVRIAGSWVNTIVAVGMLCGCAYAMQAEFTSRGALSRDLMAALWNEEFHLVYQPQVDRERSTIGAEALLRWTSPQRGALPPAEFIPEAERSGLMVRIGGWVLEEGCRTLAEWNNHPEFQHLTLSVNVSVRQLLNKDFEPLVRKVLASTGADPRKLTLELTESVLVTEMDVVVGKLKALHELGITIALDDFGTGYSSLSYLRRLPVQQLKIDRGFVQDAVKSARSASLAENVIRLGHDLGQHVLAEGVETEQQHDFLARAGCVQFQGYLYGRPMQLTDFERRIGLEARSPTDQTTAGMRTAG is encoded by the coding sequence ATGTTCGACGTGCCGAGCGCCGATGCGCCCCGCGTCTCACATCTCTATTTGCTGGTGATTGCGGCGTTGGGTTACCTCAATTACCGGCGGCAGCCATCGGGTGTGCAGATCGGTCTTGTCGTCATTTGCCTCGCCAGCTTCGTGGCATTGGCCAGTTCCACCCTGTCCACGCCGCTGGCCATGCCAGTTCCGGACTCCGTTCGAATTGCCGGCAGCTGGGTGAACACCATTGTCGCCGTCGGCATGCTCTGCGGCTGCGCCTATGCCATGCAGGCCGAATTCACCAGCCGGGGTGCATTGAGCCGAGACCTGATGGCGGCACTCTGGAACGAGGAATTCCATCTCGTCTACCAGCCTCAGGTCGATCGAGAGCGCTCCACTATCGGCGCGGAAGCTCTCTTGCGCTGGACCAGCCCCCAGCGCGGGGCGCTTCCCCCGGCAGAGTTTATTCCCGAAGCCGAGCGCAGCGGCCTGATGGTCCGCATCGGCGGCTGGGTGCTGGAAGAAGGCTGCCGAACTCTGGCCGAATGGAACAATCACCCCGAGTTCCAACACCTGACACTTTCGGTCAACGTCAGCGTCCGGCAGCTGCTCAACAAGGATTTCGAGCCACTCGTTCGCAAGGTACTGGCATCCACCGGCGCCGACCCGCGAAAGCTCACACTGGAGCTGACCGAGAGCGTGCTGGTCACCGAGATGGACGTGGTCGTCGGCAAGCTCAAGGCGCTGCACGAGCTGGGCATCACTATTGCGCTGGACGATTTCGGAACGGGCTATTCTTCGCTGTCCTATCTGCGGCGCCTGCCAGTGCAGCAGCTCAAGATCGATCGCGGATTTGTCCAGGACGCCGTCAAGTCTGCCCGCAGCGCATCACTGGCCGAAAACGTCATCCGGCTCGGTCACGACCTTGGCCAGCATGTCCTCGCCGAAGGCGTCGAAACCGAGCAACAGCATGATTTCCTCGCCCGTGCCGGGTGCGTGCAGTTCCAGGGCTATCTCTACGGCAGGCCGATGCAACTGACCGACTTCGAGCGCCGCATCGGGCTTGAAGCCAGATCCCCGACCGACCAGACCACCGCGGGGATGCGCACGGCAGGTTAG
- a CDS encoding GlsB/YeaQ/YmgE family stress response membrane protein, producing MDETGIGWLAAIIIGGIAGWLASSIMKTNTGIFLNIILGIVGAAIASLLFGMLGVSFGGWLGYLIAGLVGACILIAIVRAVRR from the coding sequence ATGGACGAAACAGGCATTGGTTGGCTCGCTGCCATCATCATCGGCGGTATCGCCGGGTGGCTCGCCTCCAGCATCATGAAGACCAATACTGGTATTTTCCTCAATATCATTCTGGGCATTGTCGGCGCCGCCATCGCCAGCCTGCTGTTTGGCATGCTGGGCGTCTCGTTCGGCGGCTGGCTCGGCTATCTGATCGCGGGCCTCGTTGGCGCGTGTATCCTCATTGCCATTGTCAGAGCGGTTCGAAGGTAG
- a CDS encoding DUF1684 domain-containing protein, protein MTDYATEYADWQARRLAALKAAEGWLNIIARAWLAEGTVTLGKAGDNDVVLSAGPDYAGSLTQDAEDNVTWTPSGGAPQKLELAKYKPPRFMAENLLLEVTTLNSENAVRIRDTTSDAPNHLAPIDYFPLDESWRITADWVKLEAPKGLTVDTSKSIPTDVEATHKAVFTRDGVTYELLATHGTPEAPQFVIRDATSRDSTYPASRFVFGENVTENTIVLDFNKAINPPCAFTEHAVCPLPPAENVLPIRIEAGEKRLKA, encoded by the coding sequence ATGACCGACTACGCCACCGAATATGCCGATTGGCAGGCCCGCCGCCTCGCCGCCCTCAAGGCTGCCGAAGGCTGGCTCAACATCATCGCCCGCGCCTGGCTGGCCGAAGGCACAGTCACCCTGGGCAAGGCCGGCGACAACGATGTCGTCCTCTCCGCCGGCCCCGATTATGCCGGCAGCCTCACCCAGGACGCCGAGGACAATGTCACCTGGACGCCCTCTGGCGGCGCGCCGCAGAAGCTCGAGCTGGCCAAGTACAAGCCGCCCCGCTTTATGGCCGAAAACCTGCTGCTGGAAGTGACGACGCTCAATAGCGAAAACGCCGTGCGCATCCGCGACACCACCTCGGACGCCCCTAACCATTTGGCGCCGATTGACTATTTTCCGCTCGACGAGAGCTGGCGCATCACCGCCGACTGGGTGAAGCTGGAAGCCCCCAAGGGCCTGACCGTCGACACCTCAAAGTCGATCCCGACCGATGTGGAGGCCACCCACAAGGCCGTCTTCACCCGCGATGGTGTCACCTATGAACTGCTGGCCACGCACGGCACGCCGGAAGCCCCGCAATTCGTCATCCGCGATGCCACCTCGCGCGACAGCACCTATCCCGCCTCGCGCTTCGTCTTCGGCGAAAACGTCACCGAGAACACCATCGTCCTCGACTTCAACAAGGCGATCAATCCGCCCTGCGCCTTCACCGAGCATGCCGTCTGCCCGCTGCCGCCGGCCGAGAACGTCCTGCCGATCCGCATCGAGGCCGGTGAAAAGCGCCTCAAGGCTTGA
- a CDS encoding ABC transporter ATP-binding protein has translation MSLVSVDNVSFAYTANRPILDKVSFSIEPGETIGLVGESGSGKTTILRLLLGLARPDSGEITFDGAPLDPRNAGFMRHYRRQAQVVFQDPYSSLDPRQTVFSIIAEPLKSLKISGDHAKMVAEALEQVGLPADAADRYPHQFSGGQRQRIAIARAIVPGPRLLLADEAVSALDLTTKVRIVELLERLSASMSLLFVSHDIAVVAALCKRMVILEKGRIVEAGETANILKSPQHPYTQRLLASVPRLTLNEAQS, from the coding sequence ATGAGCCTCGTTTCCGTAGACAATGTCAGCTTCGCCTACACCGCCAACCGACCCATCCTCGACAAGGTCTCCTTCTCCATCGAGCCCGGCGAAACCATTGGTCTTGTTGGCGAATCCGGTTCAGGCAAGACCACAATCCTGCGCCTTCTCCTCGGTCTCGCCCGCCCCGACAGCGGCGAGATCACCTTCGACGGCGCCCCCCTCGACCCGCGCAATGCCGGTTTCATGCGGCACTACCGGCGGCAGGCGCAGGTGGTCTTCCAGGACCCCTATTCCTCACTCGACCCCCGCCAGACGGTCTTCTCGATCATCGCTGAGCCCTTGAAATCCCTGAAGATTTCGGGCGACCACGCAAAGATGGTCGCCGAGGCATTGGAACAGGTCGGCCTGCCCGCCGACGCCGCCGACCGCTATCCGCACCAGTTCTCGGGCGGCCAGCGCCAGCGCATCGCCATCGCCCGGGCCATCGTCCCCGGCCCGCGGCTCCTCCTCGCTGATGAAGCCGTCAGCGCTCTCGACCTCACCACTAAGGTGCGAATTGTCGAGCTGCTGGAACGGCTTAGCGCCTCGATGAGCCTGCTCTTTGTCTCCCACGACATCGCCGTCGTCGCCGCCCTCTGCAAGCGCATGGTCATCCTCGAGAAAGGCCGTATCGTCGAGGCTGGCGAGACGGCTAACATCCTGAAATCCCCGCAACATCCCTATACGCAGCGCCTGCTCGCCAGCGTGCCGCGCCTGACTTTGAACGAGGCCCAATCATGA
- a CDS encoding ABC transporter ATP-binding protein: protein MSLLKVKNLSVHAGSKTLVSDLSFTLEKGERLGLIGESGSGKSLSSLAITGLLPSGLVATGSVELAGKQVIGTPDRQLDRLRGTAAAIVFQEPLTALDPLMRVGKQIAEPLARRARRDGQPLDSQALSVNVNSLLTEVALGEPERIARSYPHELSGGQRQRVAIAMALACRSNLLIADEPTTALDVTTQAEILALLDRLVRERNMALLFISHDLPVVANTVNKIIVLRQGEAVEAGPVDTVFTQPQHDYTRSLLSAARQFDAALEGQP from the coding sequence ATGAGCCTGCTCAAGGTCAAAAACCTCTCCGTCCACGCCGGCAGCAAGACGCTGGTGTCCGATCTTTCCTTCACGCTGGAGAAGGGCGAACGGCTCGGCCTCATCGGCGAATCCGGCTCGGGCAAATCCCTGAGCTCGCTCGCCATCACCGGCCTCCTGCCAAGCGGTCTTGTCGCCACCGGCTCGGTCGAGCTCGCCGGCAAGCAAGTCATCGGCACGCCCGACCGCCAGCTCGATCGCCTGCGCGGCACCGCCGCCGCCATCGTCTTCCAGGAACCGCTCACCGCGCTCGACCCTCTCATGCGTGTCGGCAAGCAGATTGCAGAACCATTGGCGCGTCGCGCCCGCCGCGATGGCCAGCCGCTCGATTCACAGGCACTCTCCGTCAACGTTAACAGTCTGCTAACCGAAGTGGCACTTGGTGAACCCGAACGCATAGCGCGTTCCTACCCCCATGAGCTCTCCGGTGGACAGCGCCAGCGCGTCGCCATCGCCATGGCTCTGGCCTGTCGTTCAAACCTTCTCATCGCCGACGAACCGACCACCGCGCTGGATGTCACCACCCAGGCCGAAATCCTCGCCCTGCTCGATCGCCTCGTCCGCGAGCGCAACATGGCCCTGCTTTTTATCAGCCACGATCTCCCCGTCGTCGCCAATACTGTCAACAAAATCATAGTCTTGCGCCAGGGCGAAGCCGTCGAAGCCGGCCCGGTGGACACCGTTTTCACCCAGCCGCAACACGACTACACCAGGAGCCTCCTCTCCGCCGCCCGCCAGTTCGACGCCGCTCTGGAGGGCCAGCCATGA
- a CDS encoding ABC transporter permease produces the protein MTIAVTAKAPRRFSLTLWAGLILVGVHVFTGLLSLVWLPYEPTGMVGMRLEGPSWLHWIGTDRLGRDLFTQLMIGSRIALIVGLGAVAIGAIIGVTLGILAAFATKWLDDALAAALDILIAFPTLLIAMLVVAASDTASLWSAILALGIALSAIVARLTRILAKRVLVMDYITAARTSGSSWPKIVAIHILPNIWPTLSVNFALQFGLAVIAEASLSYLGLGAPPPNASWGRMLQEAQGTVYTAPLGAIVPGLALVSLAIGVNLLADGLRETIDPTRRAR, from the coding sequence ATGACCATCGCTGTTACCGCCAAAGCACCGCGCCGGTTCTCGCTCACCCTCTGGGCCGGGCTCATCCTGGTCGGCGTCCACGTCTTCACCGGCCTTCTTTCGCTCGTCTGGCTTCCCTATGAGCCGACCGGCATGGTCGGCATGCGCCTTGAAGGTCCAAGCTGGCTGCATTGGATCGGCACTGACCGTCTCGGCCGCGATCTCTTCACCCAGTTGATGATCGGCAGCCGCATTGCCCTCATCGTCGGGCTTGGCGCCGTTGCCATCGGCGCCATCATCGGCGTCACCCTGGGCATTCTCGCAGCCTTTGCCACCAAATGGCTCGACGACGCCCTGGCCGCCGCGCTCGACATCCTCATCGCCTTCCCCACCCTGTTGATTGCCATGCTGGTGGTCGCCGCCAGCGACACAGCCAGCCTCTGGTCGGCTATCCTCGCGCTCGGCATCGCCCTTTCGGCCATTGTCGCCCGCCTCACCCGCATTCTCGCCAAGCGGGTGTTGGTGATGGACTACATCACCGCCGCGCGCACCTCGGGCAGTTCCTGGCCAAAGATCGTCGCCATCCACATTCTGCCCAATATCTGGCCGACCCTCTCGGTCAATTTTGCCCTGCAGTTCGGCCTCGCTGTCATTGCCGAGGCCTCGCTCTCCTATCTCGGCCTCGGCGCCCCGCCGCCCAATGCCTCATGGGGCCGGATGCTGCAGGAAGCCCAGGGCACGGTCTACACCGCCCCGCTCGGCGCCATCGTGCCCGGCCTTGCCCTCGTCTCGCTCGCCATCGGCGTCAATCTCCTCGCCGACGGCCTACGCGAAACCATCGATCCGACGAGGCGCGCCCGATGA
- a CDS encoding ABC transporter permease: MRRTLILIASLFLAAVVLFVLLRLLPGDPANALLGVGATEQQIAAARAQVGSDQPLYIQFVNFLGNLARLDLGTSFVSRASVLEEIGNRMSVTLPLTFFGFVLALILAIPLGILAAVRSDKWYGNAISIVSQLGIAIPVFWVGILLVTLFAINLRWLPSGGFPLRGWYNFGEAATGMILPSLTIGLVMGASLLRYVRAATLDVLGSDYLRTARALGDSFPEALMRHGLRNGAVPVISILGIELASTFLGAVVIERVFSLPGLGSMLLLAIQQRDYPNVQGVLFVSTLLVLLIGFAADIAQRLVDPRLRGRTRAAS, encoded by the coding sequence ATCCGACGCACGCTGATCCTGATCGCCTCGCTGTTTCTCGCGGCCGTGGTGCTCTTTGTGCTGCTGCGCCTGCTGCCCGGCGACCCCGCCAATGCCCTCCTCGGCGTTGGTGCCACCGAGCAGCAGATTGCCGCCGCCCGCGCCCAGGTCGGCTCCGATCAGCCGCTCTATATCCAGTTCGTCAATTTTCTCGGCAATCTTGCCCGGCTTGATCTCGGCACCTCCTTTGTCAGCCGCGCCTCGGTGCTCGAAGAGATCGGCAACCGTATGTCGGTCACTCTGCCGCTGACCTTTTTCGGCTTTGTGCTGGCGCTGATCCTTGCCATTCCGCTCGGCATTCTTGCCGCCGTGCGGTCCGACAAATGGTATGGCAACGCCATCTCCATCGTCTCCCAGCTCGGCATCGCCATCCCCGTCTTCTGGGTCGGCATTCTCCTCGTCACCCTCTTTGCCATCAATCTGCGCTGGCTGCCCTCGGGCGGCTTTCCGCTGCGCGGCTGGTACAATTTTGGCGAGGCGGCGACCGGCATGATCCTGCCGTCCCTCACCATCGGCCTCGTCATGGGCGCCTCGCTCCTGCGCTATGTCCGCGCCGCCACGCTTGATGTCCTCGGCAGCGATTATCTGCGCACCGCCCGCGCCCTCGGCGACAGCTTCCCCGAAGCCCTGATGCGTCATGGGCTGCGCAATGGCGCCGTCCCGGTCATTTCCATCCTCGGCATCGAGCTCGCCAGCACCTTCCTCGGCGCCGTCGTCATCGAGCGCGTCTTCTCGCTGCCCGGCCTTGGCTCCATGCTGCTGCTCGCCATTCAGCAGCGCGATTATCCCAATGTGCAGGGCGTGCTCTTTGTCTCCACACTGCTGGTCCTCCTCATCGGCTTTGCCGCCGATATTGCCCAGCGCCTGGTCGATCCGCGCCTGCGCGGCCGCACGAGGGCCGCATCATGA
- a CDS encoding ABC transporter substrate-binding protein, whose translation MTTKTLLLAAALLAGVSLPAATLAQDFNPDATIRIGSLYEPQNLDNTAGAGQGINEAFNGNVYEALFQLADEGNVEPRLVEGYEVSEDGLTYTFTLKSGVSFHSGDPLTAVDVKRSIERVTAEESKSSRKRSLSTITSIETPDDQTVVITLSARSVSLPYNLSYVWIVNDAATDITASADGTGPYMLGEWRRGSALALERNANYWGEAPTNAEVIYTYFTDATALNNALLTNAVDIITSVQSPDSLAQFAGNSSFTVTEGASTTKELLAYNDRVAPFDNVKVRKALARATDKARLLNSIWGDYGTLIGSFVPPTDPWYVDLTGVDAYDVESAKALLAEAGYPDGFEFTLDTPDYDPHPLVAQFLQAEYAKIGVKVNINIITANEWYTKIYQEKNFEATLQEHVNHRDIVFYGNPDFYWGYNNPEVVQLIADSEAANSEAEQVEKLTEANKIIAEDAASNWLYLYPQIVVSAANVTGYPVNGLNSQFFAYDIQKAE comes from the coding sequence ATGACCACCAAGACCCTTCTCCTTGCAGCAGCTCTGCTGGCCGGCGTTTCCCTGCCCGCCGCGACCCTCGCGCAGGATTTCAACCCCGATGCTACCATCCGCATCGGCTCGCTCTACGAGCCGCAGAACCTCGACAACACCGCTGGCGCCGGCCAGGGCATCAACGAAGCCTTCAATGGCAATGTCTATGAGGCCCTGTTCCAGCTCGCCGACGAAGGCAATGTCGAGCCCCGTCTGGTGGAAGGCTATGAGGTCAGCGAAGATGGCCTCACCTACACCTTCACCCTCAAATCCGGCGTAAGCTTCCACTCCGGCGACCCGCTGACCGCGGTCGACGTCAAGCGGTCGATCGAGCGCGTCACCGCCGAGGAATCCAAGAGCTCGCGCAAGCGCAGCCTCTCGACCATCACCTCGATCGAGACGCCCGACGACCAGACCGTGGTCATCACGCTCTCGGCCCGTTCGGTGTCGCTGCCCTACAATCTCTCCTATGTCTGGATCGTCAACGACGCGGCCACCGACATCACCGCTTCGGCAGACGGCACCGGCCCCTATATGCTGGGCGAATGGCGTCGCGGCTCGGCCCTGGCCCTCGAGCGCAATGCCAATTACTGGGGTGAAGCCCCGACCAATGCCGAAGTGATCTACACCTATTTCACTGACGCGACCGCCCTCAACAACGCGCTTCTGACCAACGCCGTCGACATCATCACCTCGGTCCAAAGCCCGGACTCGCTGGCCCAGTTCGCCGGCAACTCGTCCTTCACTGTCACCGAAGGCGCTTCCACCACCAAGGAACTGCTGGCCTATAACGACCGCGTCGCCCCCTTCGACAACGTCAAGGTTCGCAAGGCTCTCGCCCGCGCCACCGACAAGGCACGCCTTCTCAACTCCATCTGGGGTGACTATGGCACGCTGATCGGCTCCTTCGTGCCGCCGACCGACCCCTGGTATGTCGACCTCACCGGCGTCGATGCCTATGACGTTGAAAGCGCCAAGGCGCTGCTCGCCGAAGCCGGCTATCCCGATGGTTTCGAGTTCACCCTCGACACGCCCGACTACGATCCGCACCCGCTCGTGGCGCAGTTCCTCCAGGCCGAATACGCCAAGATCGGCGTCAAGGTGAACATCAACATCATCACCGCCAACGAGTGGTACACCAAGATCTACCAGGAGAAGAATTTCGAGGCGACGCTGCAGGAGCACGTCAACCACCGCGACATCGTCTTCTACGGCAATCCGGACTTCTACTGGGGCTACAACAACCCCGAAGTCGTCCAGCTGATCGCCGACAGCGAAGCCGCCAATTCGGAAGCCGAACAGGTCGAAAAGCTCACCGAGGCCAACAAGATCATCGCCGAGGACGCTGCCAGCAACTGGCTCTACCTCTACCCCCAGATCGTCGTCTCGGCCGCCAACGTCACCGGCTACCCGGTCAACGGCCTCAACTCCCAGTTCTTCGCCTACGACATTCAGAAGGCTGAGTAG
- a CDS encoding sulfate/molybdate ABC transporter ATP-binding protein, giving the protein MDVSVQNVRKEFDRFPALHDVSLDIQSGELIALLGPSGSGKTTLLRLIAGLEAPTAGKIFFGQEDASDKSVQERNIGFVFQHYALFRHMTILENVSFGLKVRPKALRPAAGEIRRRALELLDLVQLSGLEKRYPNQLSGGQRQRVALARALAIEPRVLLLDEPFGALDAQVRRDLRKWLREIHDRTGHTTVFVTHDQEEALELSDRLCVMSQGRIEQVGTPDDVYDNPQSPFVFGFIGESSALPVRVSNGEFWLDDRPIGVAATGQEDGPAQLYFRPHDVELIEGGPGLAGVVATSRRVGGTRRVELDVGGGKHRVEIDLPFDHPAGERSQIAFRPRRWRVFPAA; this is encoded by the coding sequence ATGGATGTCAGCGTACAAAATGTTCGCAAGGAATTTGACCGGTTTCCGGCGCTGCACGATGTGTCGCTGGATATCCAGTCCGGAGAACTGATTGCGCTGCTTGGTCCGTCCGGCTCGGGCAAGACCACGTTGCTGCGGCTGATTGCGGGGCTCGAAGCGCCGACGGCGGGCAAGATTTTCTTTGGTCAGGAAGACGCTTCGGACAAGAGCGTGCAGGAGCGCAATATCGGCTTCGTGTTCCAGCACTATGCGCTGTTCCGGCACATGACGATTCTGGAAAATGTGTCCTTCGGGCTGAAGGTGCGGCCCAAGGCGCTACGGCCGGCTGCGGGTGAAATAAGGCGCCGGGCGCTGGAATTGCTCGACCTGGTGCAGCTGTCGGGGCTGGAGAAGCGCTACCCCAACCAGCTTTCGGGCGGGCAGCGGCAGCGCGTGGCGCTGGCACGGGCGCTGGCCATCGAGCCGCGCGTCTTGCTGCTCGACGAGCCCTTCGGGGCGCTCGACGCGCAGGTGCGGCGGGATCTGCGCAAATGGCTTCGGGAGATCCATGACCGCACCGGGCATACGACGGTGTTCGTGACGCATGACCAGGAAGAGGCGCTGGAATTGTCGGACCGGCTCTGCGTGATGAGCCAGGGGCGGATCGAGCAGGTGGGCACGCCGGACGATGTCTATGACAATCCGCAATCGCCGTTCGTGTTCGGATTCATTGGGGAATCGAGCGCGCTGCCGGTGCGGGTGAGTAATGGCGAATTCTGGCTCGATGACCGGCCGATCGGGGTTGCGGCAACGGGCCAGGAGGATGGGCCAGCCCAGCTCTATTTCCGGCCGCATGATGTGGAACTGATCGAGGGCGGGCCGGGGCTTGCGGGCGTGGTGGCGACGAGCCGCCGCGTCGGTGGCACGCGCCGGGTGGAGCTTGACGTGGGTGGCGGCAAGCACCGCGTCGAGATCGACCTGCCGTTCGATCACCCGGCCGGCGAGCGCAGCCAGATCGCGTTCAGGCCGCGGCGCTGGCGGGTCTTTCCGGCGGCCTGA